ACCTGTTCTACCCTTTTTGCATCGGCAAATGCGTGCAGGCCGGTTTCGCCGGTAACCGTAACCTCGTACACATTTTCGATACGGATGTACTGGCAGGTATCGTTTACCAGTTCCATCAAATTGAACCGTGTTTTATGCAGGTGTATCTGCCCCTGGTTAAGCCTGCTTACATTTAACAGATCCTCCACCAGTACGTTCAGCCTGTCAAGACTTTTGTTGGCCTGGGTAATAAGTTTGGGTATGGTAAGCGTGGATGGCGTATCCTTCAGCCGGTCCAGCAGTTGCAGGGATGCCTTTAAACTCGTGATCGGTGTTTTTAATTCGTGGCTGGCAATAGAGATAAAATCATCTTTTTGCTGTTGCAGGTTTTTAAGCTCGTGAATATCAGTAGCGGTACCCACCCAAAGCTGCACCTCGCCACTCTCGTTCTTTACTGGCTGTAGCCTTGCCAGGTGCCAGCGGTACTCACCATCTTTGCGCCTTTTCCTGGTCTCAAATTCGCCGCTTTCGCCGCTTAGCAATATCTCTTTATACTTTTCAGCCGCAAAAGGCAAGTCGTCCGGGTGAATACCGGCACTCCAGCCCCACCCTTTACTGTCATCGTACGACATGCCTGTATACGTATACCAACGCTTATTAAAGAAATTTATCTCACCATCATTATTACTTACCCACGCTATCTGGGGCATGGTTTCCATCATGATGCGGAAGCGGCCCTCGCTTTCGGTAAGGGCCCTGGTACGGGCCTCTACCCTGTCTTCCAGGTCATCGTTCAATGCCTTCAGGCTGAGCTGCGATTGATAAAGCTCGTCCACAGTAGCGGACAGTTCTTCGTTAGATGCCCCTAATTTTTCGTTCAATTGGCGGATATCCTCTTGCGATTCATTAAGCTGCTCGTTGGCAGCATTCAACTCTTCATTGGTCGCCGCAAGATCCTCATTTGTGGCGTTGATCTCCTCGTTAGCAGCCGCAAGTTCTTCATTGGCGGCCGCAAGTTCCTCGTTGGTGGCATTGATCTCTTCATTAGCTGCAGCGAGCTCATCATTTGCCGAGGCCAGTTCTTCGTTCGTTGCCGTCAGTTCTTCGTTTAAAGCAGCTGTTTGCTGTTCCTGGTCCTTGAGTTCGTCAAACAGCCTGGCGCGCTCCTTTACCTCGTTAATAACCCTGAAATAGGAAAATACAGAAATGGCCACAGCGACCAGCGCAGCTATGAAAAGAAAAAATGGAGTATCATAGGTATACCTGTTAAGCACACTTAACCTGTTATTCAGCAGGTTCTTTTCTTCCAGTTCAGCATGATTCACGACATTTCTGAGTGAATCCATGGCCAGTTTCCCTGCAAGTAAGTCGCCGGGGTTTACCGTTGCGCCACTTTTCTTTTTATCGATCAGCTTTTGAAGGATATTGAGCCGGTAAAGCAGTATCTCCTTTATCCTGGCACCCCAAACCTGCTGATGAGCATTGTCCTTCGTTAATTTTAAAAACTCATTGGCATATTGAATTGCCTTATTACGCGATCCGTTATATGGCTCCAGGAATTCGGTATAACCGGTAAGCAGGTAACCCCGCTGCCCTGTTTCCGCATCCTTCATTGTTGAAACCGTGGCCTCCAGTTTCTGAATAACCTCGTCGCTGTGATCTACAAGCGCCGAGCTTTTTAGTAAATTCTCGATGCTGCCATAGGAGGCAATGGCGGAAACAACCAATATTGATATGGAGATGCCGAATCCGATCTGGAGATTTCGGGTTAGCCTTGTTCTCATTCGTTAGTTTGGTAGAAATTATGCAAGTTGTAAAAGTAAATTAAACAAGGTTTATTACAAAATCTCACTTGTTTTAAAATCCCGCAATAAAATTCTATTGACTAGATTTGGCTATGCAAATAAGTGTTAATGACGCGTTAAACCAATTAGGCAATGACAAAGTCGAACTGTTCAAAAAGGTGCTGGAGCATGGTACGATGTCGGTAGAGCTATACCGGCCATTAATTACCGACACTCAAAGTCCGCATACGCAGGATGAACTTTATGTGATTATAAAAGGCACCGGTGAATTTGTAAATGGAAACAAACGCACCGACTTTAACCCGGGTGATGTACTTTTTGTAGCTGCTGGAACAGAACACCGCTTTGAAAATTTCAGCAGTGATTTTTTGACCTGGGTAATATTTTACGGCCCTGATGGTGGGGAGAAATAAGAATATACCCTGGGTGGTGATAATTGTACAGTAATTTATTTTGACGGAAAATATTTAAATTAGACCTTAAAACTATTGACGATGAAAGCGTTATACCTTAGCACAACCTTGGTAATGCTGTTTTTTGCAACGGCGTTGAAGGCGCAAAAAAAGGCTGAACTGGATAACAATACCCGCATAACGGTAGTGCGAACTGAAAAAGTAACCGGCAAAACTAAAGAAGTACATTACGTGATGACGAACAGCAGTAATGTTTCGATGGATTTTTCACTCTACAAACAGCTTAACAACGGCAGCTGGGACATAACCCATCACATGGACCTAAAACCGGGCCAGGCTTACGAGGATGTAAGTGGGTTCACCGGTGTTAACGGCAAGTACGTTTTATTTTCAGCGCCGCATAGCGATTGGGCGTCTTTCCCTTCCTTTACGGATATCGACAAGGCCCTTGCAGCTAACCCTGGCGGATTGGTAACAGCAGCACCATCGACTACAAATACCGCAACCACAACGACCAATACGACTAGCACGCCTTCCCAAACATCTGCCCCTAAACAATCGCCGGCAACTACTTCTTCACCTTCCCCTGCTAATTCGCCATCCAACAATAATGACGCCCCGCCGGTACCACCACCCATGTAGATCATTTTAAGTCAGGTTCCTGTCGCGGAACCAAACTTCGTCCGGTTTGCCGTCAAAATCTTCCATCAGGCTGATCAATTCGACAGGATCGGCGGAAGTTATCACGAGCCTGCGGTTGGCAGGTTTCAGAAATTGCTGTTCTACCATTACATCCATTTGCTTCAGCAGGAAATCGTAAAAGCCGTTGATATTTAAAACGCCGATAGGTTTGCTGTGCAGGCCTAATTGCAGCCAGGTAAGCGCCTCAAAAAATTCTTCCAATGTTCCAAAACCACCGGGGAGCATAATGATGCCATCGCAAAGATCGTTCATCAATTGTTTACGCTGATGCATGGTCTCGACCACGTGCAATTGGGTCAAACCAGTATGACCGACTTCCTTATCCATCAAAAATTGGGGTATCACGCCAATGACTTTAGCGCCGCGCCGCAGCATGTTATCGGCCAAAAGGCCCATCATACCCACTTTACCACCACCAAAAACAAGGGACATGTTGCGGTCGGCCATCACTTCGGTTAAAAGTTCGGCTGCCTGTTTCAATGCCGGATCGCCATTAAGATTGGCACCGCAGAAAATGCAGATGGATTTCATGCTTAGTGATTAGTTAATTGGTGACTTGTGATTAATTAACCGGTCACTGATCACCAGTTAACTAATCTCTATTCACTGCGCGTTAACGCGTATAATTTGGTGCTTCCTTTGTTATCGTGATATCGTGCGGGTGCGACTCGCGGATACCGGCCGATGTGATGCGTACAAAACGCGCCTGTTGCAAAGCTGCGATATCGCCGGCGCCGCAATAGCCCATACTTGCTCTCAATCCGCCTACATACTGGTAAACCACTTCAGCAAGGGTACCCTTTAAGGGTACACGGCCTACGATGCCTTCGGGCACCAATTTTTTGATATCGTCCTCTACGTCCTGGAAATAGCGGTCTTTAGACCCCTGCTCCATCGCTTCGATGGAACCCATCCCGCGGTATGATTTAAAACGGCGGCCTTCATAAATGATGGTTTCGCCGGGTGATTCTTCGACACCTGCAAATAATGAGCCCGCCATTACCGAACTTGCGCCGGCCGCTATTGCCTTGGCAATATCACCTGTATGTTTGATGCCGCCGTCAGCAATTACCGGAACGCCCGTGCCCTGCAACGCTTTGGCGCATTCGTAAACCGCGTATAGCTGCGGCACCCCTACACCGGCGATGATACGCGTAGTACAAATGGAGCCGGGCCCAATACCTACTTTAACGGCGTCTGCTCCTGCCTGTGCTAAAGCAACGGCACCATCGGCAGTGGCTATATTACCTGCAATAACCTGAAGATCAGGATATTTTGCTTTTACTTCCTTCAGCATATTAATAACGCCTTTGGAATGCCCATGCGCTGTATCGATGGCAATAACGTCGACTCCAGCTTTTACAAGCGCTTCAACACGTTTCATCGTGTCGGCTGTAACGCCAACTGCAGCCCCAACCCGCAGGCGGCCATGTTCGTCTTTACAGGCAATGGGGAAGTTTTTAAATTTCTGGATATCCTTGTAGGTTATCAACCCAACCAGTTTACCTCCGCCATTCACCACCGGAAGCTTTTCTATTTTGTGGTTTTGCAATATTTCCTCGGCCTGCATCAGCGTTGTGCCCTCGGGCGCGGTAACCAGGTTACCCTTAGTCATCACCTCGCTTACCGATTTACTGGCGTCCTTTTGAAAGCGAAGATCGCGGTTGGTAATGATTCCCATTAATTGCTGATCACCATTAACAATAGGTATCCCTCCTATGCGGAACTCCTTCATAATTTTAAAGGCGTCGGCCACAATGGCGTCCGCATTTAGGGTTACAGGGTCCTGTATCATGCCGCTTTCCGAACGTTTTACCTTTCGCACCTCATCTGCCTGCTGTTGTATGGTCATGTTTTTGTGAAGCATGCCGAGGCCGCCGGCTTGTGCAAGGGCTATAGCCAGCGAAGCTTCGGTAACGGTATCCATAGCTGCCGAAACAAGCGGGATATTCAGCCTGATCTTTTTGGTTAAAAAAGAACGCGTGTCCACATCGCGGGGCAACACTTCAGAATAAGCCGGGAGTAATAAAACGTCGTCATAAGTTAAACCTTCGGCGACAAATTTGGAGGGATCTAATTGCATGGCAAATAATTATTTGGATTTATTATTTGCCGGACAAAGATAGCTTTTAATATGCAGATGTGCAAATGAGTGGATGTACAGATTTTAAGATTGCTTTTATTTGACTATCCAATCATCTGCACATCTGCGTATACGCACATTTGCACATCAATATTTCCCTACGATAACCCTGTAAAATTTATCAAGGTCGAGGTATTTATTAGCTAAGGCGATCATATCTTCCGGGGTCGCTTTTTTTACGGTTTCCGTATACCGGTCATAATAATCGTAACCAAGGCCCGAGAAATAAATGCTTTTGAACTTATCAACGTGCGAAAAAACATTTTCAAGGCTACCCAGCAGCGACCCCATCATATAGTTTCGCACCAGTGACAGTTCTTCTTCGGGTATCAGTTCGGTTTTGAGCACGCTGATCTCCTTTTCTATTTCGGCAACTGCGGCACGGCATACATCGGCGCCAACTTCGGATGCTATGAACATGGCCCCGCCTTTTTCGAGCGAACTCAAACCCGAGCCTATGCCATACGTGTAACCCTTGTCCTCGCGGATATTAGCCATCAGTCTTGAGCCAAAGTAGCCACCTAAAACCGTGTTAAGCACCTGCAAAGCCGGAAAATCGGGATGTGTGCGGTTTATCATCGGCAACCCCATTCGGATAGCTGACTGCAGCGCTTCGGGTTTTTCGATAAAGTAAAAATGCTCGCCAGCCGGTTGCATATCCGGGTTACCTGTGTCAGCAGCTACAGTATAGTTCGGCCATTCTGCTCCAAAAGCTGCGCTGACGAGTTGCAACGCTTCCGCATCGACCTTGCCGGCTACCAAAATGGTGCAGTTTGACGGCTGATACATTTTTTTGAAATGAGCCAGCATATCATCGCGATGCAGGGTTTTATAATCTTCAAAATTTGCTGCCAGTCCGTATATGGTGTCGCCGTATATCGCTTTATTGAAGGCACGACGCGCTAAAACATCGTTCTTTTGCAAACTCACCTGCAGTTTTTGTTGCTGGTTGCGGATAAAGGTTTCCAGCTCGCTTTCCGGGAAGACCGAATCACCTATAATTGCCTTGACCACGGGCAGCGTTTTCGCCAGGTGCCTGTTAAGTGTGTAAAGCACCACCTGCGAGTGGTCATACCCATAGTCAACCTGCAGGAAAGCCCCGTAAAAGTCGATACGATCGGCAATTTCTGAAGCGGACATTTCGGACGTTCCTTCGGTCAGCATGGTATTTACCGCAACGTTAAGCAGCGGTTTTGCCGGATCGAAACGCAGGTTTTGAAATATCCATTCGATGCGCACCAGTTCCTGGTCACCCGAGTTGAACGAAAATATATTACACCCGTTATCCAGTTTAATATGCTCCGGTTTGATCAGCGTTATGCTTTCAACCGGTTTCGATTCGGGAGCTATTGTTCTATTCAGTATCATTTGTTCGTTGGTTCATTAGTTCATTGCTCAATTCCCAATGGGCTGTTAATTTCTATCAGCGAGATAAACTAAGGTTGATGAATTGTCCTTCCTGAAAACCTGCCGGGCCTGTTGTTGTATGGCTTCGGCGGTTACAGCCAGGTATTTATCCGTTTCCTGGTTCAACATATCCGCATCACCGAAAAGTTCGAACTGGGCCAGGTTCATGGCTTTGTCCAGCAACGACATTTCGGAAAATACCATGGTCGATTCGGTCTTGTTCTTCACCTTGGTCAGTTCGTCATCCGGGATCTGTTCACTCTTTAATCTCTCCAGTTCATCCCAAATTGCTACCTCGGCCTTCTCTATGCTCACATTTTCAAGCGGTTTGCCTTCTACAACGAACATTCCACGGTCAAAACTGCCCATATTATAAGCATGGATCTCGCTGAATAGCTGCTTATCTTTTACCAGGCTACGGTACAGGCGTGACGAATTACCGCGTGAAAGGACATCGGATACCAGGTCCATTTCATAATAGCCATCCTCCAGGCGCGCCGGCATGTGAAAGGCAATATATAAATCATTCAACGGTACTTTGGCGGTCACGGTATCGCGGCGCTCTTCCTGCTGTGAGTGCTCCTGCGGCAGGTCGCGGTGATACTTTTCACCTGCAGGTATAGGGCCAAACCATTTTTCAGCAAGTTCTTTTGCTTTTTGAGTATCGATATTACCGCCCACTACCATGATGGCGTTTTGCGGGTTATAGTGCTTTTTGAAGAATGCTTTGACATCTTCTATCCGGGCATCTTCGATATGCTTTAGTTCTTTACCGATGGTGGCCCAGCGGTAGGGATGCGTTTTATAAACCAGCGGGCGCAATTTCAGCCAGACATCACCATAAGGCTGGTTAAGATAGCGCTGTTTAAACTCCTCTATCACCACATTGCGCTGTACTTCCAGGCTTTTCTCATTGAAAGCAAGGCTAAGCATACGGTCGCTTTCGAGCCAGAAGGCCGTCTCGATATTGACAGAGGGTAAAGTGATATAATAGTTGGTAATATCGTTAGTAGTAAAAGCGTTATTTTCGCCGCCCACACGTTGCAGGGGCTCGTCGTATTGGGGTATATTGACCGATCCGCCAAACATCAGGTGTTCAAACAAGTGTGCAAAACCTGTTTTATCCGGGTCCTCATCGCGGGCGCCAACATCGTATAATATATTCAGGACGGCCATTGGCGTTGTATGGTCCTCGTGGACCAGCACACGCAAGCCGTTGTCCAGTGTAAAACGGGTGAATTTAACCATGTATTAGTTTTTAGATCAAAACGGACAGCAAATGTAAATTTTTTAGTTGATTATGTTTATTGAGTGAGCAGTTGATTAGGTGACACATGTTGATACATTGTAAATATTTATAATGAGTTTAACTTATTCTACCCGTTCAACTAAACACTTAATTTCTAATTGAAAATTTATTGTGATTTTAATTATTAGTATTACATTTGGCGCAGTTATCAACACATGTTGAATAGTTCTCCACATTATTCCTAAATTATCACAGTAATTTTAAACCATTATGACGCAGTTGCAACTAATCCAGCACATTTCAGGT
Above is a window of Mucilaginibacter ginsenosidivorans DNA encoding:
- a CDS encoding ATP-binding protein; this encodes MRTRLTRNLQIGFGISISILVVSAIASYGSIENLLKSSALVDHSDEVIQKLEATVSTMKDAETGQRGYLLTGYTEFLEPYNGSRNKAIQYANEFLKLTKDNAHQQVWGARIKEILLYRLNILQKLIDKKKSGATVNPGDLLAGKLAMDSLRNVVNHAELEEKNLLNNRLSVLNRYTYDTPFFLFIAALVAVAISVFSYFRVINEVKERARLFDELKDQEQQTAALNEELTATNEELASANDELAAANEEINATNEELAAANEELAAANEEINATNEDLAATNEELNAANEQLNESQEDIRQLNEKLGASNEELSATVDELYQSQLSLKALNDDLEDRVEARTRALTESEGRFRIMMETMPQIAWVSNNDGEINFFNKRWYTYTGMSYDDSKGWGWSAGIHPDDLPFAAEKYKEILLSGESGEFETRKRRKDGEYRWHLARLQPVKNESGEVQLWVGTATDIHELKNLQQQKDDFISIASHELKTPITSLKASLQLLDRLKDTPSTLTIPKLITQANKSLDRLNVLVEDLLNVSRLNQGQIHLHKTRFNLMELVNDTCQYIRIENVYEVTVTGETGLHAFADAKRVEQVLVNFLNNAIKYAPSSKEIKISVEKKDGMAKVSVTDQGPGIPSDKVPHLFDRYFRVDSAGMQFSGLGLGLYISAEIIKKHDGQIGVDSEEGRGSTFWFTIPLKARG
- a CDS encoding cupin domain-containing protein, which translates into the protein MQISVNDALNQLGNDKVELFKKVLEHGTMSVELYRPLITDTQSPHTQDELYVIIKGTGEFVNGNKRTDFNPGDVLFVAAGTEHRFENFSSDFLTWVIFYGPDGGEK
- a CDS encoding LOG family protein, translated to MKSICIFCGANLNGDPALKQAAELLTEVMADRNMSLVFGGGKVGMMGLLADNMLRRGAKVIGVIPQFLMDKEVGHTGLTQLHVVETMHQRKQLMNDLCDGIIMLPGGFGTLEEFFEALTWLQLGLHSKPIGVLNINGFYDFLLKQMDVMVEQQFLKPANRRLVITSADPVELISLMEDFDGKPDEVWFRDRNLT
- the guaB gene encoding IMP dehydrogenase codes for the protein MQLDPSKFVAEGLTYDDVLLLPAYSEVLPRDVDTRSFLTKKIRLNIPLVSAAMDTVTEASLAIALAQAGGLGMLHKNMTIQQQADEVRKVKRSESGMIQDPVTLNADAIVADAFKIMKEFRIGGIPIVNGDQQLMGIITNRDLRFQKDASKSVSEVMTKGNLVTAPEGTTLMQAEEILQNHKIEKLPVVNGGGKLVGLITYKDIQKFKNFPIACKDEHGRLRVGAAVGVTADTMKRVEALVKAGVDVIAIDTAHGHSKGVINMLKEVKAKYPDLQVIAGNIATADGAVALAQAGADAVKVGIGPGSICTTRIIAGVGVPQLYAVYECAKALQGTGVPVIADGGIKHTGDIAKAIAAGASSVMAGSLFAGVEESPGETIIYEGRRFKSYRGMGSIEAMEQGSKDRYFQDVEDDIKKLVPEGIVGRVPLKGTLAEVVYQYVGGLRASMGYCGAGDIAALQQARFVRITSAGIRESHPHDITITKEAPNYTR
- a CDS encoding M16 family metallopeptidase produces the protein MILNRTIAPESKPVESITLIKPEHIKLDNGCNIFSFNSGDQELVRIEWIFQNLRFDPAKPLLNVAVNTMLTEGTSEMSASEIADRIDFYGAFLQVDYGYDHSQVVLYTLNRHLAKTLPVVKAIIGDSVFPESELETFIRNQQQKLQVSLQKNDVLARRAFNKAIYGDTIYGLAANFEDYKTLHRDDMLAHFKKMYQPSNCTILVAGKVDAEALQLVSAAFGAEWPNYTVAADTGNPDMQPAGEHFYFIEKPEALQSAIRMGLPMINRTHPDFPALQVLNTVLGGYFGSRLMANIREDKGYTYGIGSGLSSLEKGGAMFIASEVGADVCRAAVAEIEKEISVLKTELIPEEELSLVRNYMMGSLLGSLENVFSHVDKFKSIYFSGLGYDYYDRYTETVKKATPEDMIALANKYLDLDKFYRVIVGKY
- a CDS encoding M16 family metallopeptidase, which codes for MVKFTRFTLDNGLRVLVHEDHTTPMAVLNILYDVGARDEDPDKTGFAHLFEHLMFGGSVNIPQYDEPLQRVGGENNAFTTNDITNYYITLPSVNIETAFWLESDRMLSLAFNEKSLEVQRNVVIEEFKQRYLNQPYGDVWLKLRPLVYKTHPYRWATIGKELKHIEDARIEDVKAFFKKHYNPQNAIMVVGGNIDTQKAKELAEKWFGPIPAGEKYHRDLPQEHSQQEERRDTVTAKVPLNDLYIAFHMPARLEDGYYEMDLVSDVLSRGNSSRLYRSLVKDKQLFSEIHAYNMGSFDRGMFVVEGKPLENVSIEKAEVAIWDELERLKSEQIPDDELTKVKNKTESTMVFSEMSLLDKAMNLAQFELFGDADMLNQETDKYLAVTAEAIQQQARQVFRKDNSSTLVYLADRN